The following coding sequences are from one Ochotona princeps isolate mOchPri1 chromosome 8, mOchPri1.hap1, whole genome shotgun sequence window:
- the KCNS3 gene encoding potassium voltage-gated channel subfamily S member 3 — translation MVFGEFFHRPGSEEELVNLNVGGFKQSVDQSTLLRFPHTRLGRLLMCHSEEAILELCDDYSVADKEYYFDRNPSLFRYVLNFYYTGKLHVMEELCVFSFCQEIEYWGINELFIDSCCSNRYQERKEESHEKDWDQKSNDVSTDTSFEESSLFEKELEKFDQLRFGQLRKKIWIRMENPAYCLSAKLIAISSLSVVLASIVAMCVHSMSEFQNEDGEVDDPVLEGVEIACIAWFTGELAIRLVAAPCQKKFWKNPLNIIDFVSIIPFYATLAVDTKEEESEDIENMGKVVQILRLMRIFRILKLARHSVGLRSLGATLRHSYHEVGLLLLFLSVGISIFSVLIYSVEKDDHSSSLSSIPICWWWATISMTTVGYGDTHPVTLAGKLIASTCIICGILVVALPITIIFNKFSKYYQKQKDIDVDQCSEDPPEKCPELPYFNIRDLYAQRVHTFITSLSSVGIVVSDPDSTDASSIEDNEDIYNTASLENCTAK, via the coding sequence ATGGTGTTTGGTGAGTTTTTCCATCGTCCTGGATCAGAGGAGGAACTTGTCAACTTGAATGTTGGGGGCTTTAAGCAATCTGTTGACCAGAGCACACTCCTGCGCTTCCCTCACACTCGCCTGGGGAGGCTGCTCATGTGCCACTCCGAAGAGGCCATCCTGGAGCTGTGCGATGACTACAGCGTGGCTGATAAAGAGTACTATTTTGATCGTAACCCCTCACTGTTCAGATATGTGTTGAACTTTTATTACACGGGGAAGCTGCATGTGATGGAGGAGCTGTGCGTGTTCTCCTTCTGCCAGGAGATTGAGTACTGGGGCATCAATGAGCTCTTCATTGATTCATGCTGCAGCAACCGCTACCAAGAGCGCAAGGAGGAGAGCCATGAGAAAGACTGGGACCAGAAAAGCAACGATGTGAGTACCGACACCTCCTTTGAAGAGTCGTCTCTGTTTGAGAAAGAGCTGGAGAAGTTTGACCAGCTGCGATTTGGCCAGCTTCGGAAGAAAATCTGGATCCGAATGGAGAACCCGGCGTACTGTCTGTCTGCCAAGCTGATTGCCATCTCATCTTTGAGCGTGGTGCTGGcctccattgtggccatgtgtgtTCACAGCATGTCGGAGTTCCAAAACGAGGACGGGGAGGTGGATGACCCGGTTCTGGAAGGTGTGGAGATTGCTTGTATCGCTTGGTTCACTGGAGAGCTCGCCATCCGGCTGGTTGCTGCTCCCTGTCAGAAGAAATTCTGGAAGAACCCTCTGAACATAATAGACTTTGTCTCCATTATCCCCTTCTATGCCACGTTGGCAGTAGACACCAAGGAGGAAGAGAGCGAAGACATCGAGAACATGGGCAAGGTGGTCCAGATCCTTCGGCTGATGCGGATTTTCCGAATTCTGAAGCTTGCCCGGCACTCTGTAGGCCTGCGATCTCTGGGTGCCACGCTCAGACACAGCTACCAtgaagtggggctgctgcttctcttcctgtcCGTGGGCATCTCAATCTTCTCTGTGCTTATCTACTCTGTGGAGAAAGATGACCATTCATCCAGCCTTTCCAGCATCCCCATCTGCTGGTGGTGGGCCACCATCAGCATGACCACCGTGGGCTACGGAGACACCCACCCGGTCACCTTGGCTGGAAAGCTCATTGCCAGCACATGCATCATCTGTGGCATCTTGGTAGTGGCCCTGCCTATCACCATCATCTTCAACAAGTTTTCTAAGTACTACCAGAAGCAGAAGGACATTGATGTGGATCAGTGCAGTGAGGACCCACCAGAGAAGTGTCCAGAACTACCTTACTTTAACATTAGGGATCTTTATGCACAGCGGGTGCACACATTCATCACCAGTCTGTCTTCTGTGGGCATTGTGGTGAGCGATCCTGACTCTACAGACGCTTCAAGCATTGAAGACAATGAGGACATTTACAACACCGCATCCTTGGAGAATTGCACAGCAAAATGA